The DNA segment TCAATTCTGAAGAAAGGGTTTAGCCGTACAGCGCGCGCCGTCTATGACGAGTAACCCTCAAGAAAAGCGCGTTTGGTGAGCGAAATCGTTCATTTTCGTACTGATAGCCAAGCTTTATAGTGAGATGGGAACCAGGGATGCGCCTGCTGTACGCCTGATTGCTATGTCTGAAAAAGCCTGTTTTTCCTGTGGCAGAATGAACTCCGAAAGCGCCGACGTGTGCGTATTTTGCCGGGCTTCATTCAATACAATTCCATTTGAACCGGTTCCAGTACCTGAGCCTGATGAGCCCGTGGCCAGCCCCCGGCAACCATTCTTTCTACCAGTTTCAGCCATGAGTGAGCAGTATTACCACAGTAGCGGGAAAGCCTCCTTTTCTGGGGTCGCACTCAGCTTGATGGGTGGTGCGACGGCTGGTTTTGTCCTGGCGGCGATTTATGCCTATTTCATTATTTTTGTCCCCTTCATTTACGTGCGAATTCTCGGAACCGTGGGCCTTGGCTTTGGGGTTGGATGGGCAACGGCTTATGCCCTCAGCCTGGGCAAGATCCGAAATATGAAGGTTGCTTACAGCCTCATTGGCGCCGTGTCACTCATAACACTTTATAGCGCCTGGGTGATGTGGATATATGGTTTGCTGGATCGGGAAGGGGAAATGGTTTCATTTTGGGCAGTGGCACTTCAGCCCTGGGTGGTGTGGGATATTATGCGGTCACTCAATACCACTGGTGTCTGGTCATTGAAAGGCACTGAGGTTTCAGGAGTGGTTCTGTGGGTAGTATGGGCTATTGAGGCTTTGATCATCCTTGGTTTTATTTTTGTGAACGGGGTCAAGGTCATTGACGGGGTTCCGTTTTGTGAGACCTGTCTGACATGGTCATTGCGTGACCCGGCGGTATTGGAACTGAGCGGATTGGGAAATCCAGAGTTGCTATCCCGAGTGCGGGCAAAAGATTACGCATTTTTGAGAGCCGCACCCAGACGCCGGGGCGATGATGTAAGCTGGGTCCGGTTTGATGTGTTTCGATGTGAACACTGTTCTCAACTCAATGTGTTGAAGGTCAACGAGGTTATTTTCACCGTTGATAATCGGGGGCAGACCTGGGAAAAATCCTCGATCATCCTGGACAACTTGCTCATCAGCCCATCTGAGCTTGGTGTTCTCCAACAAATTAGTAGCGGTAGGTGAAAGAGTGAGCGGCGAGGAGTGGAATAGCGAAATAGTGAAAGACAAAGAGTTTATGGGTTAAGAGAACCCGCCTGAGACGCAACGCTGAACTCCTTGGCTACTTCTGCTGTTTGGGTTCAAAGGGCAGGGAGCGATGCGGAGGATCTGGACGATTGGGGGGAGGCCGCCGCGACAGTCGCCCACGTCGCCGGAATTTGGCGGCGAGTGTTTCGCGGATAGGTGGGAATTTCCTGACTTCGATCTGGTCGCGCACCCCACCATAGAAGTCTTTAAAATAGTTATACATGGACCATAGTGACGACACGACCACGGTCCACATCACCGCCCGCCCCAGCCCAAAAGCCAGAACCTGCAAATGATTGCCGCTAAAATCCCATTCCAGCAGGATGTTCAAGGCTTTCATCACGGCGAATCTTGATGTTGGTTCATCCAGTTGAGGCGGCCCACCATTCTGACTGCCCAGCATCAGCAGCGTAATGGCCACCACCTGGGACATCATTTTGAACTTCCCCATTTTGGAAGCTCCGATGGCTAATCCTTGTTGTGAGGCAATCGTGCGCAGTCCCGAGACGGCAAACTCACGTCCAATGATAATCACGACAGCCCACCCTGGCGCGAGTTTGTTTTCGACTAAAGAAATTAAAGCGGCTGAAATCAGGAGTTTATCCGCAATGGGGTCAAGCAAGGTTCCGAGGGTTGTCACTTCGCCACGGCGGCGGGCGAGATACCCATCAAGCAAATCGGTAATCGAAGCCGCCACAAATAAAATAACCGCTGGAATCTGGCGGGGGATGCCGAACCAGTACTCAGAGATCTCGGTCATCAAGATCACCACCAGCACCGGAACGATAAAAATGCGTGACAGCGTGAGTGTATTGGGAAGATTCAAACTCAAACCTCTCGCTCGGGAAAAATGGGGTTTTGCATCTGAACAGTCGGGGTTGGGAATTGAGTTCTAAACCTGCGAGCCAAATAAGCACCAGGCGAGAAGGGAGTCAACAAGTGAGCGAATTGTTTTATGAAATAACCTGAATCAATATAGTGGGCTTGGGGCTTGGGAGTTGTCAACTGTCCCTCCGAAGACCCTGGAGAATGAAGAATAAAGAATGAAGAAAAGGAAGTTCCCCTGGTTTGTTTTCGGCATTCTTCAGGTTTGGTGTTCCTCATTTCTCAACCAGAGGTGCTGTTCTTGGCTTCAGACTGCTTTTTCTGGTACTTTCCTGCGCATTTCCTATTCTCTTCAGATTTCAGACACACAAACAACATGGCCTTTCGAAAGCAAGATTGGATATTTGTCGGAATTGTGGTGGCAGTGGTTTTCATCCTGGCCGCACTTTCGTATTTTGGACCTCATCCACCGGCGGTTCCGCCAATTCCGGCGCACCAAAGCCTGACATCGCAAACCACGCGTGTGGAATGTCTTGTCTGCCACGACCCTGAAAAAGGGCAGCCGCCTTCTGCTCGTCTAACCATCCGCCATCCCCAAAAATGGCGTGACGAAAAATTTTCCTGTTTAGGTTGTCATAAAATTCAGCGAGCCACTGCAAAATAGGGCTGAAGACTCGCCAGCTCGGGGCTGAAGAAGACGGTCTGAAGAAGGCGGGCTGAAGACTCGCCAGCTTGGGGCTGAAGAAGACGGGCTGAAGTTTAAAAAAATCAATCTGTTCGACCAGGAGTCAGAAACTGGGAACCAGGCGCATTCTTCATTCTTCCTCATTCATGTCGCGAAATTTCAAAAAATTCACTATAGT comes from the Acidobacteriota bacterium genome and includes:
- the pgsA gene encoding CDP-diacylglycerol--glycerol-3-phosphate 3-phosphatidyltransferase — its product is MNLPNTLTLSRIFIVPVLVVILMTEISEYWFGIPRQIPAVILFVAASITDLLDGYLARRRGEVTTLGTLLDPIADKLLISAALISLVENKLAPGWAVVIIIGREFAVSGLRTIASQQGLAIGASKMGKFKMMSQVVAITLLMLGSQNGGPPQLDEPTSRFAVMKALNILLEWDFSGNHLQVLAFGLGRAVMWTVVVSSLWSMYNYFKDFYGGVRDQIEVRKFPPIRETLAAKFRRRGRLSRRPPPNRPDPPHRSLPFEPKQQK